One Carassius auratus strain Wakin unplaced genomic scaffold, ASM336829v1 scaf_tig00005214, whole genome shotgun sequence genomic window carries:
- the LOC113070655 gene encoding chromaffin granule amine transporter-like, giving the protein MAMLNPMDWIRESRGSPRLVLVIVCVALLLDNMLLTVVVPIIPTFLYATEHQTEELPSAAPSEAPPTYSSIFSLYDNNTYTISTANLTVSSGANGSSGLNSSSSEPHGCKEDSEFLEEENVRVGLLFASKALVQLMVNPFVGPLTNRIGYHIPMFAGFVIMFISTIMFAFSGTYALLFFARSLQGIGSSFSSVAGLGMLASVYTDDNERGIAMGIALGGLAMGVLIGAPFGSVMYEFVGKSSPFLVLAFLALFDGALQLCILQPSKISPGSVEGTPLLTLLKDPYILISAGSLCFANMGVAILEPTLPIWMMQTMCSPKWQLGMAFLPASVSYLIGTNLFGILANKMGRWLCSMIGMLIVGISLLCVPFATDIYGLIGPNGGLGFAIGMVDSSMMAIMGYLVDIRHMSVYGTVYAIADVALCIGFAVGPSLGGAIVRAIGFPNLMVIIGIINILYAPLCFFLKNPAVREEKMAIINQECPMHVKSYNTQREYREFPLSDESEEDTEE; this is encoded by the exons ATGGCTATGCTGAACCCTATGGACTGGATCAGAGAGAGCAGAGGCTCTCCTCGTCTGGTGCTTGTCATTGTGTGTGTGGCCCTGCTGCTGGATAACATGCTGCTAACAGTTGTGG TTCCCATCATCCCAACCTTCCTGTATGCCACAGAGCACCAGACAGAAGAGCTCCCGTCTGCTGCCCCCTCTGAGGCTCCGCCCACCTACAGCTCCATCTTCTCCCTGTACGACAACAACACCTACACCATCAGCACTGCCAATCTCACCGTCTCCTCCGGCGCTAATGGAAGTTCAGGGCTCAACAGCAGTTCTTCAGAGCCACACGGGTGTAAAGAGGACAGTGAGTTTTTGGAAGAGGAGAATGTGAGGGTAGGCCTGCTGTTTGCCTCCAAAGCACTGGTGCAGCTCATGGTCAACCCGTTTGTGGGCCCGCTGACTAACAG GATTGGATATCACATACCGATGTTTGCTGGGTTTGTCATCATGTTTATCTCCACAATAA TGTTTGCCTTCTCCGGGACATACGCGCTGCTGTTTTTCGCACGCTCTTTGCAGGGAATTGGATCATCATTTTCCTCCGTGGCAG GTCTGGGAATGTTAGCAAGTGTGTACACAGATGACAATGAGAGAGGCATAGCCATGGGAATCGCACTGGGAGGACTTGCCATGGGAGTGCTCA TTGGAGCGCCATTCGGCAGTGTCATGTATGAGTTTGTTGGGAAAAGTTCTCCGTTCCTCGTCCTTGCCTTCTTGGCTCTGTTTGATGGCG CACTCCAGCTCTGCATCCTTCAGCCCTCAAAAATATCTCCAGGG AGCGTGGAGGGCACACCATTACTCACCCTGCTGAAGGATCCCTACATACTCATTAGTGCAG GGTCGTTGTGCTTTGCAAACATGGGGGTGGCTATTTTAGAGCCCACTCTTCCCATCTGGATGATGCAAACCATGTGCTCGCCAAAATGGCAGCTTG GTATGGCTTTCCTACCAGCCAGTGTTTCTTACCTCATTGGGACCAATCTGTTTGGTATACTTGCCAATAAAATGGGAAG GTGGTTGTGTTCCATGATTGGCATGCTTATAGTCGGCATCAGTCTGCTCTGT GTTCCCTTTGCCACTGACATCTATGGGCTTATTGGTCCCAATGGAGGACTGGGATTTGCTATTG GAATGGTTGATTCATCTATGATGGCTATAATGGGATACCTAGTGGATATACGGCACATGTCTGTCTATGGAACCGTGTATGCTATTGCTGATGTGGCACTCTGCATTGGATTTGCTGTTG GTCCATCACTTGGAGGGGCCATAGTAAGAGCCATAGGCTTCCCCAATCTGATGGTGATCATCGGCATTATAAACATCCTGTATGCACCCCTTTGCTTCTTCCTCAAAAACCCTGCTGTTCGGGAGGAGAAGATG